agtCCAAAAAATTTCGTAGAAAAATGTAACGTTTACTTACTTACCAAACACTAGAAACTAACCGGAGATGACGGCTTGTAAGCTGTCTGTGATAATAGACAGACATAGAAGAGGAGTCATTGAAGCAATATATTCCACAACTTGCTTTTCGTTGCTGAATGCTCTTCCTAATATATGTCTGCTTCCGAACATACTTGTGCTCAACACTACTGTCTCTATTACTGCAAGAAACATTACTACTTGAACTGCCATTCGAGCTCGTTTAGGATTCCCAGCTCCCAATTCATTCGAAACACGagtactttaaaaaaaaaaatgaacataagACAATACACACAAGAGAAAATGAAGTTTTCATTGATTGAATCAAACCTTGCAGCAGCTCCAAAGCCATATGGTATAGTGAAGTGTAAAGTGGAAATTGTTAAGCTGCGCGTAAACAAATGAGGTATCAGAAGCATTTTTATATCGAAATTCTCATAGATTCACCAATATGAATAGGTACCATATTGACAACACTGATGCCTCAAGTGTTGGATTTGGTAAGAGGCCTGATAGCAGAGTAAGCACTTCAAGTGACCACCATTTGAGGCTACAATAAAGgtaatcaaattgaaaaaaataagtcaTAGACATGacgaacaaataaataattcatcAGGATGACGAATATTTACCAAATCATGACAGCAGAAGGGACAGCTAGACGGAAGAATTCGTTGATACCTAAGAAGACATCCATGGAGAAAGGCGTTCGAGTCTTCTCACAAGAGGTAGAAAAGCTAACATGTAATGCAAGAAATAGTACATATAACCAAGTGGATATACTGAAGGCTATAGCAGCTCCAATGTTTCCTAGCtccaatttaaatatgaaaccCCAACTTATCGGCAAGTGTAAGCATAAAACAGCCAACGACGATAGAAGCATAGGCAAAATCAAGCTCTGTGTCTGCAAGTATCTAACTAATGGTTTAGAAATTGCACCACCAAACAAAGCAGGGATTGCTCATAATGCATACTTCCGCGCTTCAATTGAGATTTCATGATCTTGTCCAATCAATATAAGCAATTTATCCATGAAGAACCACAACACACATATCGGTAAGCATACAAGAAACAGAGAGATTATAGCAGTATAAGTATATGTACTGAGTTTGTGGTATTGCTTAGCTCCATAAGCTTGTCCACATAGTGTCTCCAAACCACCAACTAGCCCTGACTGTTACATATATTATGCATAAATTAAAACgaatataataaaatcacaCTCATTCGTTAATCAACTCTGAATTTTGAATTCGTCTCTGAACTAAAAATGTACTTACAAGTAGGCTGAAACGGGTGACGTTAGTAAGGGAAGTTGCAATGGCTACACTAGACAGGGCTAATCGTCCAAGATGTCCAACCATTATGATCGATACAACTTGTAAGAGGTACTGAAACACTGTGACTGCTACCATTGGAGCAACGATTCGATTCgttttctttagttcttgagaTAAAGCATCCCAACTTATCTGCcatttcttttctaattttaagCTTTGTGGCAACTCCTCTTCCATTATAGTTCTATTTGTTTTCACTTCAACAGACGAAGACtcttataataaatatatatgcaaaattagaaaatatgcTTGTTTGATTTGTCAGATAcatgttataaatgatttctctttctttatctAATTCATAGCcatttttaacatgattttatcGAGATATTTATCGACTATTTCCATGTCATCAGTtagttaaaataagttatacACTCAATTAGCTCTATCTTAACTATATAAAATTACGTATGATTTACAGACATTGCTCTACTAAagtctcctttttttttatgtccTTGTTGTACCTGTTTTTGCGTTCAAACGCAGACCCCAAAGTTggactatttatttttatggaaCATTAAATACTTCTTAATGTCTTAATGAGAAGATGAAATAATCCAAATTgcatgtaaaataaaaaagtggAGAAAACTTTGTTTACTGCCAGTGGGttagttattattttgtaattcaACTCCTTAAAAAGTGGAATTGTGGTCCACTCCTTGACAATGAACCTTTAATTGTGGAGCttatatatactattatttttcaaaaaatggaaTTAACAGAATAAGTGCAGGACTAAAAATCAGAATTTCAAATGTTACCTATGGATACaattaagtaataaataaagtCATTAATGTGTATCAAACTCTATATGTCTATTAGACAGCCTAAGGGTCATACCATCCCCATCACCCATACCATTATgaacaataataattttactgacataattttaattgaaattgaaatttcaaacaattaaaaaaaatgaagaagaaatttcaAACAACTAAGTCTATTTTTAGTAGAAATCATAAATGGAGTATTTAGCTAATTAATCTAGTAGACAAACGCTATTTAATTGTGACACTATTTTAAGTATTAGCTATTTAATAAATAGAGTACttggtattttatttttgttaataaaaaactttatttaTGTCGTTATCAAAAGCATTAAAGTCGTTTTAGTTGGAGCCGAACATATTGATGTTCACCGATCACCAACTTCAATAGAAGGTAATTGTGGCGATGCAAATAAAAGTTTATCAGATAAATATGATAGATTCGCGataaatgataaaagaaaaagttagtATGTGGAAACTTGCCCTAGACAAATCCAATTTTGATAGATAATGTGTTCACGGACTACACTAAGCACCATTTGTTTAAACTTAGCACAACTTTGAATCTGAATTATAAATTTCTAACTTATTAAATAATGTGTTTAGAAATCTGATTGTCTTTTTAATCAAACTTGACAGACTCAAAATTGGCTTAGGAAAAACATTTTAATGTGGGAGATCAGCCCATTCATACGTTACTCATAAAAAACATGCATTATAGCTATTTTTGTGATATGATTATAGCAATACGccttttaatttatcatttaagaatttggaatgaaaaatgaaatttaatgtgTAACGAAAAATgaacttattatatattttacaaaatacatgCTTCGTTGTGTCATAAACTCTATCCATACTTATCGATTACTTAGTGGGACACATTTTTATTTactgataaaataaataaataaattctgcCCATACGAACTAGTAGTCAACCTATAAAACAGATCCAAACACACTAATTGTATATACTAGATACAGCTTCATACATTAATTATCTTCTGAATTGAAGATAATATAAactatggaaaaaaaaaagtcctaGCCAATAGCAATAAATAGAAGCTAAACTTGTTGTCAACCGCAATGGAAGATAATCTAATCCACTGAGAGGACACTCTGATAATTAAATCTGATGTATTTTAgtgtaattatattatttttcatgtttgattGGATATATAATTACTTGGTCAACAGGTAATTGGTGTAATTAATAGGGTAATTACACTCTACAAGTTATACGCAGAAGCTGTAATTGTTGGTAATCACATGGTGTAATTACCAGTCGATTactttttatcttatttttattttttttacctctATTATTGTAAGttcgtttttatttttatcattctaaaagtttgtaaattttatttttattttgtattattatatttcattttcttctagtTCTCAATTTTACTTTACGTGATTCTATGTAATTTTTACGTATTAGCTATTTCTTTATGTCATGCTAATTTTctcattaacataattttattaaatattcattGTTAAGTAAGTATAGATTacgttttttttttagaaaaaataaaaataaatcatatttatgcatgctatgtTGAAATTTGCTATAAGAGTATTATgttaaactttttgttttggatttaaaacttatgttatatttttcagtttcatttgttttagtaataCTGACTTCACATTGCAcgtctttttttaataaaacttgATAGACTATCTTTTTGTcaaacatttaataatttatgacattttatttatatattaaactttttatCAAACATGCATTTCACGATGTTTGTAGAAATTTCATACTTTTAGTTATTACGATCAATTCAATTAAAatcttaatttgaaaaaatataactcaattatttttttcataatattaattaaagaatatatatttatttattaatatattctcaaaatagaatatatatcctaaatatttgatttaatGTCATTTATAAAGTGTCTTATGTGTAGTACagattttatataatatatttttatttttaaaatttaatattattttatgatagCAATTGTGCATCCAAACAGAACATGTGTAATTACATTGTGACAACCAAACTGATCAGTGTAATTAGTAGACATGTAATTACTACCCTAGTAAATTACACTGATTCCAATTATAGGATGACTTTCCGAACATGCcctaaagaaaaattttaacaGTAATCAAGCTATTGTCTTTAATTAATAGCTGCTAAAGATAGTATCTTTTTGGGTAATGTCTTATTATCTCCTTTCTGATATCCTCTTCTTAGCATTGATTGCCTGCAAAAGTTCCATCACAATGTGTGAAAACAATacaacaaaaaatgaatacTGAGACAAACAACTAAAAGTGCACCTGTTTTTGCCAATCAGTGAAAACTAGTATGAGTGAAAGACTAGTTGCTTGTATTGTAGAACCAGCCAATAGTCCAATCCATAGGCCCTTTGATTTCAGATTTACAAGAAAACACATTACAGCAGCAACTGGGATTCCAACTAGGTAGAATGCTCCTAGATTCACATATGCACCAATTATCTGCCATCCACTTCCCCTAGCTACTCCTGTTTATATCCAAcatacactttttttttcaaatttcaactaAATATTGTTTAAACGCCTACTTAACGATCATCGAAAGATATATATAGCTAGTTAGGAGACTTGCCACAAATGACTGCTTGGAAGCTATCTGTGATGACTGTTAGACACAGAAAAGGGGTAATTCTAGCAACATAATCCACCACTTGTTCATCATTGCTGTAGGCTTTACCCAAAACTCCGCGGCATAAGAATATTACTATGCTTGCCAGTACTGTTTCTGAAACTGCAAGAAACATTGCAACTCTAACTGCCACTAGAGCCTTCTGAGGATTACCAGATCCCAGTTCATTAGATACTCTCGTGCTGTAATTAAGCCAGAATTTTTTAGTCATGAAGACAAAGAAAGTACGCATATTTTAGTCATACTGAACTAACCTCACACCAGTTCCCAATCCATAAGGAAGAGCAAAATGCAATGCAGAAATCGTTAAGCTGATCAGCAAAAATATGAGGATCGGTACTACACACATCGGATGAATTGAGCATAAAATAGGTTATCGTGGATTGGTGCATACATACCATATTGATAGTACTGATGTTTCAAGTTTTGGATTTGGTAAAAGTCCAGATAGCAAGGTAAGCACCTCAAGTGACCACCATTTAAGGCTGTGATGATTTCCATTGCACAAAAACAGATGaagataaattaatcaaaattgtGATAAAGACTACTTAAGATTCTTCAATAACAAAATCAGGACTTCTTACCAAACCATTAAAGCGGATGGAGTTGCATAACGAAAGAATTGTCCGATAGCAAGGAAGGCATCTCTGTTCAGAGGAGTTCTAGTCCTCTCACAAGAACTCGATCGACTGATGTAAACCACAAGTGATGCCACAAAAGTCCAGATTGAAAAACTAAAGGCTATACCTGCACCTGATTTTCCTATTCctaaatgaaatatgaaaagcCAGGATAGAGATATGTGGAGACATAGAGCCAGAAAGGCGCTTACGAGCATTGGAAAAATCAAACTTTGAATCAGCAAATATCTAAGTAGGGGCCTAAGAATTGCACTTCCAAATAGTGCAGGGATAAGCCACAAAGAAAACTTATAAGCTTCAACTGAAATTACAGGGTCTTGTCCCATTAAAATGAGCAGCTTGTCCATGAAGAGCCACACGACGCTGATTGGGATGCACACAATAAGTAGAGATATCACTGCACTGTGAGTATAAGTACCGACTTTTTGCCATTGATTTGCACCATATGCTTGCCCGGACAGTGTTTCCAAACCACCAACCAGCCCTGACTGTTTCACATTTGCATAAAgaatttactaaaaatattcattgtCCTATGAACAATCATGatacttttattaattcaacCCGATTTGAACTAGAGGCACAGATAGCCTTATAGCACCGGGCTCATCTGAACCTAGTACTTTCGATACATAGTACAGATTATGTGTACAAGTTGAACCCAGATAGAGTTCAAATCCTGAATCTTTTTGGTTTTGAACCTCCAAAGGACTCAACTCGCCTATTTACCACCTCTAATTAGATTTAACAATCATAATGAATAAAGAGGACTTACAAGAAGAGAGAAGCCGGTAACGTTGGTTATAGAAGTAGCAACAGAAACACTTGACAGTGATATCTGGTCTAGATGTCCAACCATCATCATTGATACAACTTGCAATAGATACTGCAATACGGAAACTGCCACCATTGGTGCTGCTATATAACTCAACTTCTTCAGCTCTTGACAATACGT
This window of the Solanum pennellii chromosome 2, SPENNV200 genome carries:
- the LOC107008825 gene encoding protein DETOXIFICATION 1-like, with amino-acid sequence MKGTTDVTPDTKKLFVGIYSSIEIITAAAYSCRAESMEEQLLESEENRKWIITTEWETYCQELKKLSYIAAPMVAVSVLQYLLQVVSMMMVGHLDQISLSSVSVATSITNVTGFSLLSGLVGGLETLSGQAYGANQWQKVGTYTHSAVISLLIVCIPISVVWLFMDKLLILMGQDPVISVEAYKFSLWLIPALFGSAILRPLLRYLLIQSLIFPMLVSAFLALCLHISLSWLFIFHLGIGKSGAGIAFSFSIWTFVASLVVYISRSSSCERTRTPLNRDAFLAIGQFFRYATPSALMVCLKWWSLEVLTLLSGLLPNPKLETSVLSICLTISALHFALPYGLGTGVSTRVSNELGSGNPQKALVAVRVAMFLAVSETVLASIVIFLCRGVLGKAYSNDEQVVDYVARITPFLCLTVITDSFQAVICGVARGSGWQIIGAYVNLGAFYLVGIPVAAVMCFLVNLKSKGLWIGLLAGSTIQATSLSLILVFTDWQKQAINAKKRISERR